From Bacillus sp. Bos-x628, the proteins below share one genomic window:
- a CDS encoding tetraprenyl-beta-curcumene synthase family protein encodes MSVPERPFALMTKVYKDIFPLVHQELKKWRAHAETIENEELRTQALASIASKTFHCEGGGILSLLAGEEKETCVKFIVAYQTISDYLDNLCDRSTSLDPADFHMLHQAMRDALDIHAELKPYYQYRNDQEDHDYLHALVRTCQDVLSRLDHYQIIQPYLQTLCDYYSNLQVHKHVVPHERVPRLESWFRQYEKDLPKMEWYEFSACAGSTLGIFCLVAYALQPDFTEKQAKQIYESYFPYIQGLHILLDYLIDQEEDRLGGDLNFCSYYNSHHEMMDRLQHFIEKADEQLKGIPHENFHKLINRGLLAVYLSDEKVTAQKDINKLAKRLIKSSGKTSFFFYINGRAYRTYQKMPWMKSS; translated from the coding sequence TTGTCAGTACCAGAGCGTCCTTTTGCACTGATGACAAAGGTTTATAAGGATATTTTTCCGCTCGTTCATCAGGAGCTTAAAAAGTGGCGAGCTCATGCAGAAACGATTGAAAACGAAGAACTAAGAACTCAGGCACTAGCGAGCATTGCGAGTAAAACATTTCACTGTGAAGGAGGAGGTATTCTATCTCTTTTAGCAGGTGAAGAAAAAGAGACGTGTGTTAAATTCATTGTGGCGTATCAAACCATTAGTGACTATTTAGATAACTTGTGTGACCGCAGTACTTCCCTTGATCCTGCTGATTTTCATATGCTGCATCAAGCGATGAGAGATGCGCTTGATATCCATGCAGAGCTGAAACCGTATTATCAATATCGAAATGATCAAGAGGATCATGATTATTTACATGCCCTTGTCCGTACATGTCAAGATGTGCTGTCACGACTTGATCATTATCAGATCATTCAGCCATATTTACAAACGCTTTGCGATTATTATAGTAATTTACAAGTACATAAGCATGTGGTGCCTCATGAGCGTGTGCCGCGATTAGAATCGTGGTTTCGTCAATATGAAAAAGATTTGCCTAAAATGGAGTGGTATGAGTTTTCAGCGTGTGCAGGGTCGACATTAGGTATTTTCTGCCTTGTGGCTTATGCACTTCAACCTGATTTTACAGAGAAGCAGGCAAAACAAATTTACGAGAGTTATTTCCCATATATACAAGGTCTTCATATATTACTGGATTATTTAATTGATCAAGAAGAGGATAGGCTTGGGGGCGACCTGAATTTCTGCTCATATTACAATTCGCATCATGAGATGATGGACAGGCTTCAGCATTTTATAGAGAAGGCGGATGAGCAGCTTAAAGGGATTCCGCATGAGAATTTTCACAAACTGATCAACAGAGGATTACTTGCAGTCTATTTGTCTGATGAGAAAGTGACAGCACAAAAAGACATAAATAAGCTGGCGAAACGGCTGATCAAATCGAGTGGGAAAACATCGTTCTTCTTCTACATCAATGGAAGAGCCTACCGAACGTATCAAAAAATGCCATGGATGAAATCTTCATAA
- a CDS encoding YtzC family protein encodes MATRNSIDEFMQKSMETLEFANKQFDLSSRQEHDNEEDFSKAQLMLEETLSELEKLKDVANDQQRERLDRARVQIQSMQNQMILGIPYDTE; translated from the coding sequence ATGGCAACGAGAAATTCGATAGATGAATTTATGCAAAAGAGTATGGAAACACTTGAATTTGCAAATAAACAATTTGATTTAAGCTCACGTCAAGAACATGATAACGAAGAAGATTTTTCGAAAGCACAGCTCATGCTTGAAGAAACGTTGAGTGAATTAGAAAAATTAAAAGATGTCGCCAATGACCAGCAAAGAGAGCGTCTTGACAGGGCACGTGTTCAAATTCAAAGCATGCAAAATCAAATGATTTTAGGGATTCCATACGATACCGAATAA
- a CDS encoding DUF4257 domain-containing protein gives MKMLQQVIIACAIGGVMGILGHVKKKGRLEKPRMTKKFIYLGFIEEWLVGMIAATLLVLSSNPDSSLHLVILSIISGYGGEAVLRSFDFVREQRSQYADSNRQNGSPHE, from the coding sequence ATGAAAATGCTGCAACAAGTCATTATTGCTTGTGCCATTGGAGGGGTCATGGGTATTCTCGGTCACGTAAAGAAAAAAGGCAGGCTAGAGAAACCCAGAATGACAAAGAAGTTTATTTATCTAGGGTTTATTGAAGAGTGGCTCGTTGGGATGATTGCCGCTACACTGCTTGTATTATCCTCAAATCCCGATTCAAGTCTGCACTTAGTCATTTTATCAATCATTTCAGGTTACGGAGGAGAAGCAGTTCTGCGAAGCTTTGATTTTGTTAGAGAACAGCGTTCACAGTATGCAGACTCCAACCGTCAAAATGGATCTCCACACGAATAA
- a CDS encoding carbohydrate ABC transporter permease — MKGRLFHLFNYSFLLMFAFICVLPFIHVIAASFATVDEVITKKFILFPTTFSLEAYEYIFSTDIVYRSLIVSILVTLVGTSVSMFLSSLMAYGLSRQELKGRRTLMFLVVFTMLFSGGMIPTFLVVKTLGLLDSYWSLILPVAINAFNLIILKNFFQNIPTSLEESAKMDGCNDLGIFFKIVLPLSLPAMATISLFYAVTYWNTYMTAILYLNDSVKWPIQVLLRQIVIVSSGMQGDMSDMGSSTPPPDQTIKMAVIVVATIPVLLVYPFIQKHFNKGALLGSVKG; from the coding sequence ATTAAAGGCCGATTGTTCCATTTATTTAATTACTCTTTTCTACTCATGTTCGCATTCATATGTGTGCTTCCGTTCATCCATGTCATTGCCGCCTCTTTTGCTACGGTGGATGAGGTCATCACGAAGAAATTTATTTTGTTTCCAACGACGTTTTCACTAGAGGCATATGAGTATATTTTTTCAACAGACATTGTGTATCGCAGCCTCATTGTGTCTATTCTCGTCACGCTCGTTGGAACATCTGTCAGTATGTTTTTGTCTTCACTGATGGCATACGGGCTGTCTCGTCAGGAGTTAAAAGGCCGAAGAACACTAATGTTTCTTGTTGTGTTCACCATGCTCTTTAGTGGGGGAATGATTCCGACTTTTCTTGTCGTAAAAACGTTGGGTCTGCTTGATTCCTATTGGTCACTCATTCTGCCGGTCGCCATCAATGCGTTCAATTTGATCATTTTGAAAAATTTCTTTCAAAACATTCCGACAAGTCTTGAGGAATCAGCGAAGATGGATGGCTGTAACGATCTAGGGATTTTCTTTAAAATTGTGCTGCCACTTTCGTTACCAGCAATGGCAACAATTTCATTATTTTACGCAGTGACGTATTGGAATACGTACATGACAGCTATTTTGTATTTAAATGATTCAGTGAAATGGCCGATTCAGGTATTGTTGAGGCAAATCGTCATTGTATCTAGCGGAATGCAGGGAGATATGTCGGATATGGGATCATCCACACCGCCGCCAGACCAAACAATTAAGATGGCTGTGATCGTTGTTGCGACAATTCCGGTTCTGCTCGTCTATCCATTTATCCAGAAGCACTTCAATAAAGGCGCATTACTAGGTTCTGTAAAGGGTTAA
- the leuS gene encoding leucine--tRNA ligase, translating to MSFQHREIEKKWQDYWLTHKTFATSDSEDKPKFYALDMFPYPSGAGLHVGHPEGYTATDILSRMKRMQGYDVLHPMGWDAFGLPAEQYALDTGNDPAEFTEENINNFRRQIQSLGFSYDWDREINTTDPNYYKWTQWIFLKLYEKGLAYIDEVPVNWCPALGTVLANEEVIDGKSERGGHPVERRPMKQWMLKITAYADRLLEDLEELDWPESIKDMQRNWIGRSEGAHVHFEVEGHDEQFTVFTTRPDTLFGATYAVLAPEHALVKKITTAGQKEAVDAYIKEIQSKSDLERTDLAKTKTGIFTGAYAINPLNGEKMPIWIADYVLASYGTGAIMAVPAHDERDYEFAKTFDLPIKAVVEGGDIEKEAYTGDGKHINSDFLNGLGKEEAIEKAIAWLEEHKKGEKKVTYRLRDWLFSRQRYWGEPIPIIHWEDGTSTAVSEEELPLILPKTTEIKPSGTGESPLANIQDWVEVVDPVTGKKGRRETNTMPQWAGSCWYFLRYIDPHNSEELASPDKLKKWLPVDVYIGGAEHAVLHLLYARFWHKFLYDIGVVPTKEPFMKLFNQGMILGANNEKMSKSKGNVVNPDDIVESHGADTLRLYEMFMGPLDASIAWSETGLDGARRFLDRVWRLFINEDGTLSEKITEQTDGALERSYHETVMKVTDHYEGLRFNTGISQLMVFINDAYKADTLPKEYAEGFVKLLSPIAPHLAEELWNKLGHEGSISYEAWPQYDESKLVDDEVEIVIQFNGKVKAKLMVPADATREQLEELAKNDVRVKEQLEGKTIRKVIAVPGKLVNIVAN from the coding sequence TTGAGTTTTCAGCATCGGGAAATTGAAAAGAAATGGCAGGATTATTGGCTTACTCATAAAACATTTGCCACTTCTGATTCGGAAGATAAACCAAAGTTTTATGCGCTTGATATGTTTCCATACCCATCAGGAGCTGGATTACATGTAGGGCATCCTGAGGGCTACACAGCAACAGATATCCTTTCACGCATGAAGAGAATGCAAGGGTATGATGTTCTTCACCCAATGGGATGGGATGCGTTTGGTCTTCCAGCGGAACAGTATGCACTGGATACAGGAAATGATCCGGCTGAATTTACAGAAGAGAATATCAACAATTTCCGCCGCCAAATTCAATCACTAGGTTTCTCATATGATTGGGATAGAGAAATTAATACAACGGATCCGAATTATTACAAATGGACACAATGGATTTTCTTGAAATTGTATGAAAAAGGATTGGCTTATATTGATGAAGTACCTGTCAACTGGTGTCCAGCTCTCGGTACGGTTCTTGCAAACGAAGAGGTCATTGATGGAAAAAGTGAACGCGGAGGACATCCTGTTGAAAGACGACCAATGAAGCAATGGATGCTGAAAATCACTGCTTATGCTGACAGGCTGTTAGAGGATTTAGAAGAGCTTGATTGGCCTGAAAGCATCAAAGATATGCAACGCAACTGGATCGGACGTTCTGAAGGTGCTCATGTTCACTTTGAAGTAGAAGGACATGACGAACAGTTCACCGTTTTTACAACACGCCCTGACACTCTATTTGGTGCAACGTATGCCGTTCTTGCACCAGAACATGCACTTGTTAAAAAAATCACGACAGCAGGCCAAAAAGAGGCGGTTGATGCGTATATCAAAGAAATTCAATCGAAGAGTGACTTAGAGCGGACAGATCTTGCAAAAACGAAAACAGGAATCTTCACAGGTGCTTATGCGATCAATCCATTAAATGGTGAAAAAATGCCAATCTGGATTGCGGATTATGTCTTAGCAAGTTATGGAACAGGTGCGATTATGGCGGTACCGGCCCATGATGAGCGTGACTATGAATTTGCCAAAACATTTGACCTGCCAATTAAAGCGGTTGTGGAAGGCGGAGACATCGAAAAAGAAGCTTATACAGGTGATGGAAAGCACATTAACTCTGACTTCTTAAACGGTTTAGGTAAAGAAGAAGCCATTGAAAAAGCCATTGCATGGCTCGAAGAACATAAAAAAGGCGAGAAGAAAGTCACATATCGTTTAAGAGATTGGCTATTCAGCCGTCAGCGTTATTGGGGTGAACCAATTCCAATCATTCATTGGGAGGACGGGACATCTACAGCTGTTTCAGAAGAAGAACTTCCACTCATCTTGCCAAAGACGACTGAAATTAAGCCAAGCGGGACAGGTGAATCACCACTAGCAAACATTCAAGATTGGGTAGAGGTAGTAGACCCAGTCACAGGTAAAAAAGGGCGACGTGAAACAAACACAATGCCACAATGGGCAGGTAGCTGCTGGTACTTCTTACGTTATATTGATCCGCATAACTCTGAAGAACTGGCATCACCTGACAAGCTAAAAAAATGGCTACCTGTTGATGTTTATATTGGCGGAGCTGAACATGCCGTCTTGCACCTTCTTTATGCTCGTTTCTGGCATAAGTTTTTGTATGATATTGGGGTTGTCCCAACAAAAGAGCCGTTCATGAAACTGTTCAACCAAGGGATGATTCTTGGTGCAAATAATGAAAAAATGAGCAAATCAAAAGGAAATGTTGTCAACCCTGATGATATTGTAGAATCTCATGGTGCAGATACATTGAGATTATATGAAATGTTCATGGGGCCTTTAGATGCTTCTATCGCTTGGTCTGAAACTGGACTTGATGGGGCTCGCCGTTTCCTTGATCGTGTATGGCGTCTATTTATAAATGAAGATGGTACACTAAGTGAGAAAATAACCGAGCAAACAGACGGTGCGTTAGAACGGAGTTATCATGAAACGGTGATGAAAGTGACTGATCATTATGAAGGTTTGCGTTTCAATACAGGTATTTCGCAGTTAATGGTGTTTATCAATGATGCTTACAAGGCTGACACATTACCTAAAGAATATGCAGAAGGCTTCGTCAAACTTCTTTCTCCGATTGCGCCGCATTTAGCAGAAGAGCTTTGGAATAAACTTGGACATGAAGGCTCTATTTCTTATGAAGCATGGCCACAATATGATGAGTCAAAACTTGTCGACGATGAAGTAGAAATTGTCATACAGTTCAATGGAAAAGTGAAAGCGAAATTAATGGTTCCTGCTGATGCAACAAGAGAGCAGTTAGAAGAGCTTGCTAAAAATGATGTACGAGTCAAAGAGCAGCTTGAAGGAAAAACAATACGTAAAGTGATTGCGGTTCCTGGCAAGCTTGTCAATATCGTCGCTAACTAA
- a CDS encoding ABC transporter ATP-binding protein yields MIEVKNVSKKINGRDVLRDVSFKIGEGEIFGLLGRNGSGKTTLLRLIQQILLPDQGEIYFKDVLIKDHPLVKQNIVYMPVVNPYFDRYHYHQLLQLLKKIYPKFDVTYANELVNRYEIPEKVKYRDLSTGLKKQLSLILSFAIKPAVILLDEPTDGIDAVTRNDVLQLMIDEVAERETSILITSHRLEDIERICNRIGFLEENKLTSVMDLDQLKNDYVKIQMAFEEDMNLNIRKKGIAVLEQAGIFYTVLVSKSDAEVKDYLKSLQPKVWNELPVNLEEVFIAKFGGKRRW; encoded by the coding sequence TTGATTGAGGTCAAAAATGTATCAAAAAAAATAAATGGACGCGATGTACTCCGTGACGTTTCCTTCAAGATAGGCGAAGGCGAAATCTTCGGTTTGCTTGGTAGAAATGGTTCTGGCAAAACAACGCTTCTCAGATTAATACAGCAAATTCTCCTTCCAGATCAAGGTGAGATTTATTTTAAGGACGTATTGATTAAAGACCACCCCTTAGTGAAGCAAAATATTGTGTATATGCCTGTTGTAAATCCATATTTTGACCGGTATCATTATCACCAGCTCTTGCAGCTATTGAAGAAAATCTATCCGAAGTTTGATGTGACCTATGCAAATGAGCTTGTGAACCGATACGAAATTCCCGAAAAAGTGAAATACCGCGATCTATCGACAGGATTAAAGAAACAACTGTCATTAATTTTAAGCTTTGCAATCAAACCTGCTGTCATTTTATTAGATGAGCCGACAGATGGCATTGATGCGGTCACAAGAAATGATGTACTTCAATTGATGATTGACGAGGTAGCAGAACGAGAGACATCTATTCTCATCACCTCACACCGGCTAGAGGATATTGAGCGCATATGCAATCGAATCGGGTTTCTTGAAGAAAATAAGCTCACAAGTGTCATGGATTTAGATCAATTAAAGAATGATTATGTTAAAATACAAATGGCATTTGAAGAAGATATGAACTTAAATATTAGAAAAAAAGGCATTGCGGTCTTAGAACAAGCGGGTATCTTTTATACAGTGCTCGTATCAAAATCAGATGCAGAGGTAAAAGATTATTTAAAATCTTTACAGCCTAAAGTATGGAATGAACTGCCTGTGAATTTAGAAGAAGTGTTTATTGCAAAGTTTGGAGGGAAACGCAGATGGTAA
- a CDS encoding GntR family transcriptional regulator, producing the protein MIQIDPRSAAPIYEQIIEQLKILCLKGIMKPGDKLPSVRELATVIIANPNTVSKAYKELEREGIIETLRGRGTYVTESAQLKLNEGKVLEMKEQLRQLMKEAHYAGIDIQQLKEWLEEIGSSLKGGNKVD; encoded by the coding sequence ATGATTCAAATAGATCCAAGAAGTGCTGCGCCAATATATGAACAAATCATTGAGCAGTTAAAAATTTTATGTCTGAAGGGTATCATGAAACCTGGTGACAAATTGCCTTCTGTCAGAGAGCTGGCAACTGTTATCATTGCAAACCCAAACACAGTTAGCAAAGCGTATAAAGAACTCGAACGGGAAGGCATTATTGAGACGCTGAGAGGCCGGGGAACGTATGTGACAGAAAGTGCACAATTAAAGCTTAATGAAGGAAAGGTGCTCGAGATGAAGGAGCAATTAAGACAACTCATGAAAGAAGCTCATTATGCCGGCATTGATATTCAACAACTAAAGGAATGGCTAGAAGAGATCGGCTCAAGTCTAAAAGGAGGAAATAAAGTTGATTGA
- a CDS encoding dienelactone hydrolase family protein: protein MEKQSKREQLLSLLGEMPDRTPVEAYTLKIEERESFLLETLVLSINGVEEVPAYFVKPKDKVKKRPVVLFQHSHGGNFIDGKEELVSGAHYLQAPSYAKEFTSKGYSALAIDHTGFGERRGRTESEIFKEMLLTGKVMWGMMLYDSMCAIDYLCTRPDVLRDRLAVFGMSMGGLLAWWTAALDERISVCIDLCAQVDHHTLIETNNLDRHSFYYYVPCLAKYFTAADIQKLIFPRPHLSLVGKLDHLTPAQGVHRIQKELSPMYDAASLKERYQLVGLNAGHFETAVMRHEVTRFLKKWL from the coding sequence ATGGAAAAGCAAAGCAAACGTGAACAACTGCTTAGCCTTTTAGGAGAAATGCCAGATCGAACACCGGTTGAGGCATATACATTGAAAATCGAAGAACGTGAATCTTTCTTATTAGAAACACTTGTATTGTCGATCAATGGAGTGGAGGAAGTTCCTGCATATTTTGTAAAACCAAAGGATAAGGTGAAAAAAAGGCCTGTCGTATTGTTCCAGCACTCTCATGGCGGGAATTTCATCGATGGAAAGGAAGAGCTTGTCAGCGGAGCTCATTATTTGCAAGCGCCTTCATATGCGAAGGAATTTACGTCTAAAGGTTATAGTGCCCTAGCTATTGATCATACAGGCTTCGGCGAAAGAAGGGGCAGAACTGAAAGTGAAATTTTCAAAGAAATGCTTTTAACAGGAAAAGTCATGTGGGGGATGATGCTGTATGACAGCATGTGTGCCATTGATTATTTGTGTACAAGACCAGATGTGCTGAGAGACCGGCTAGCTGTTTTTGGGATGTCGATGGGGGGTTTGCTTGCTTGGTGGACGGCAGCTCTTGATGAGAGGATTAGTGTTTGTATCGATCTTTGTGCACAGGTCGATCATCATACATTGATTGAAACGAACAATTTAGACCGGCACAGCTTTTACTACTATGTACCGTGTTTAGCAAAGTATTTTACAGCAGCCGATATACAGAAGCTGATTTTTCCAAGACCTCATTTAAGTTTGGTCGGGAAGCTAGATCACCTGACGCCTGCACAGGGAGTACACCGTATTCAAAAGGAATTAAGTCCTATGTACGATGCAGCATCATTAAAGGAACGATATCAGCTTGTCGGTCTCAATGCAGGGCATTTTGAAACGGCAGTTATGCGCCACGAAGTCACTCGTTTTTTGAAAAAATGGCTGTAA
- a CDS encoding ABC transporter permease subunit, which yields MVKQPLLYKEWKQSELTFILVMLVATLATPFSFLMEYSSFQSCLKDATCMPIGNQFTYSFHSDTFLSLSWMIGLFFALIQLGFEKNKGLMDFTLSLPFSRSAIYNSKFMLGAGMIIFIHAVSYGMTALFILVMKPSEITEFNSEYLSALIAALMIYSLFLAAGTLTGSTIAQAIVAFSTAILPILVIGLPLVHLEFILQTSNHLIDYHFYRLMMLISPIMYITTDPSLGDPYLFTGEKIVIPLIMLLLFYVIGLFCFQKHPTERNDHFFLFSKMDRPIQIMVIVFGVLGFGWVGFSSDNSLFGYFVGMVLGGVVGVLTSYFLIYRKR from the coding sequence ATGGTAAAGCAACCATTATTGTATAAGGAATGGAAGCAATCAGAGCTGACATTTATTTTAGTTATGCTAGTTGCGACTCTTGCGACACCCTTTTCATTCTTAATGGAGTATTCATCCTTTCAATCGTGTTTAAAAGATGCAACATGTATGCCAATAGGTAATCAATTTACTTATAGCTTTCATTCAGATACCTTTCTATCTCTTTCATGGATGATTGGTTTGTTTTTTGCATTGATACAGCTTGGTTTTGAAAAAAATAAAGGGCTAATGGATTTTACATTATCGCTCCCTTTTAGTAGAAGTGCTATTTACAATTCGAAATTTATGCTAGGCGCTGGTATGATCATTTTCATTCACGCAGTATCCTATGGTATGACGGCTTTATTCATTTTAGTCATGAAACCATCTGAAATCACTGAATTTAACAGCGAATATCTCTCCGCACTTATTGCTGCTTTGATGATTTATAGTCTGTTTTTGGCAGCAGGTACTTTAACCGGAAGTACAATTGCACAAGCGATTGTAGCATTCAGTACAGCCATTTTACCAATCTTGGTGATTGGTTTACCGCTTGTACACTTAGAATTTATTTTGCAAACATCTAATCATTTGATCGACTACCATTTTTATCGTCTAATGATGCTAATATCTCCAATTATGTACATAACAACTGACCCAAGCCTTGGAGATCCTTATTTGTTCACCGGTGAAAAGATTGTAATACCACTCATCATGCTCTTACTATTTTATGTCATTGGCTTGTTTTGTTTTCAAAAACACCCGACTGAGCGAAACGACCATTTCTTCCTATTTTCAAAAATGGATAGACCGATTCAAATCATGGTTATTGTCTTTGGGGTCCTAGGGTTTGGCTGGGTTGGATTCTCTTCAGACAATTCGTTATTTGGTTATTTCGTTGGAATGGTACTAGGCGGAGTTGTTGGTGTACTGACGAGTTATTTCTTAATCTATCGAAAAAGATAA
- a CDS encoding class I SAM-dependent methyltransferase codes for MILKRMLPFSKELLERACQKGDIVIDATMGNGHDTLYLANLVGEDGQVFAFDIQKEALNETSKRLGDQYPHVHLIHDGHEKMADHLPDDVHGQISGAMFNLGYLPGGNKAVTTQAHTTIEAIKQLIEWLRPGGLIVLVIYHGHPEGKTERDALINYCQSLSHEEVQVLSYQYMNIHNDPPFVVAIEKKLKS; via the coding sequence ATGATTTTAAAGCGCATGCTCCCTTTTAGCAAAGAACTATTAGAACGCGCCTGCCAAAAAGGCGATATCGTCATTGATGCAACAATGGGGAATGGTCACGACACGCTCTATTTAGCCAATCTTGTGGGGGAAGATGGTCAAGTCTTTGCATTCGATATTCAGAAGGAAGCCTTAAACGAGACAAGTAAAAGGCTCGGTGATCAATATCCTCATGTTCATCTCATTCATGACGGACATGAAAAGATGGCTGATCATCTTCCAGACGATGTTCACGGACAGATTTCAGGTGCGATGTTTAATCTTGGCTATTTACCTGGAGGGAATAAAGCAGTCACAACGCAAGCTCACACAACCATTGAAGCGATCAAACAGCTAATTGAGTGGTTAAGGCCAGGAGGTCTCATTGTCCTTGTCATCTATCACGGACACCCTGAAGGAAAGACAGAAAGAGATGCACTGATCAACTATTGCCAATCACTCAGTCATGAAGAAGTACAAGTCTTGTCTTACCAGTACATGAATATTCATAATGATCCTCCCTTTGTGGTGGCGATTGAAAAAAAGCTCAAATCATAG
- a CDS encoding TIGR01212 family radical SAM protein (This family includes YhcC from E. coli K-12, an uncharacterized radical SAM protein.), giving the protein MDQHNPFLYSNSDKRYHTWNYHLREHFGHKVFKVALDGGFDCPNRDGTVAFGGCTFCSAAGSGDFAGNRADDLITQFHEIKDRMHTKWKDGKYMAYFQAYTNTHAPLPVLKEKYETVMNLEGVVGLSIATRPDCLPDDVVEYLAELNERTYLWIELGLQTVHERTAMLINRAHDYDCYVKGVEKLRKHGIRVCSHIINGLPLESRDMMMETAKAVAELDVQGIKIHLLHLLKGTPMVKQYEKGKLEFLSQEEYVQLVCDQLEILPPEMIIHRITGDGPIELMVGPMWSVNKWEVLNAINAELERRNSYQGKRFVRLEEAAR; this is encoded by the coding sequence TTGGATCAGCATAACCCTTTTTTATATTCAAACAGTGATAAACGTTATCACACATGGAATTATCACCTGCGGGAGCACTTTGGTCATAAAGTGTTTAAAGTCGCACTAGACGGCGGTTTTGATTGCCCAAACCGTGATGGTACGGTTGCTTTTGGAGGCTGTACATTTTGCAGTGCTGCCGGGTCTGGTGATTTTGCTGGGAATCGAGCGGATGATCTCATCACGCAATTTCATGAAATTAAAGATCGGATGCACACAAAATGGAAAGACGGAAAATACATGGCGTATTTCCAAGCGTACACCAATACACATGCGCCGCTCCCTGTATTAAAAGAAAAATATGAAACGGTTATGAATCTTGAAGGAGTTGTAGGTTTATCCATCGCTACAAGACCAGACTGTCTGCCAGATGACGTTGTGGAATATTTAGCTGAATTAAATGAGCGAACGTATTTATGGATAGAGCTTGGTTTGCAAACCGTACACGAACGAACTGCTATGCTCATCAATCGGGCTCATGATTATGACTGCTATGTAAAAGGTGTAGAAAAGCTAAGAAAACACGGCATTCGTGTCTGCTCTCATATCATTAACGGCTTACCTCTTGAAAGCCGCGATATGATGATGGAAACCGCAAAAGCTGTGGCTGAATTAGATGTACAAGGAATCAAAATTCATTTACTTCATTTGTTGAAAGGGACACCGATGGTGAAGCAATATGAAAAAGGAAAGCTTGAATTTTTAAGCCAAGAAGAATATGTTCAGCTTGTTTGTGATCAACTTGAAATCTTGCCGCCTGAAATGATTATTCATCGTATTACAGGTGATGGTCCAATCGAATTAATGGTAGGGCCCATGTGGAGTGTGAACAAGTGGGAAGTGCTGAATGCCATTAATGCTGAACTTGAAAGGCGTAACAGCTATCAAGGTAAACGTTTCGTCAGATTGGAAGAAGCGGCCAGATGA